Proteins from a genomic interval of Desulfitibacter alkalitolerans DSM 16504:
- a CDS encoding ABC transporter ATP-binding protein, which yields MSIIQLINLNLMYDINNEKRFKDIFVPNKSLKNHLSRPQRIHALRDISLSIKDGDKLGIIGYNGAGKSSLLKVIAGIYPPTSGELYVEGRIASLFELATGFEMEANGWDNIYLRGLMLGETPKSIKAKMSEIAKFSELGDHLNVPVKYYSSGMFMRLAFSISTAIEPDILLLDEVVGAGDARFLDKAKQRINSLMDRVKILVFVTHSMTSLKDFCNKCIWLDAGSIKMSGTPEEVSKCYFVYK from the coding sequence ATGAGTATAATACAACTAATTAACTTAAACTTAATGTATGATATTAATAATGAGAAAAGGTTTAAGGATATATTTGTTCCAAACAAGAGCTTAAAAAACCACTTGAGTAGACCTCAACGTATTCATGCACTTAGAGATATTAGCCTTAGTATTAAAGATGGTGATAAGCTAGGTATTATTGGATACAATGGAGCAGGAAAAAGTTCACTTCTCAAAGTAATAGCTGGTATATATCCCCCTACATCGGGAGAGTTATATGTTGAAGGTAGAATAGCCAGCTTGTTTGAACTAGCAACTGGATTTGAAATGGAAGCAAATGGATGGGATAATATATATTTAAGGGGATTAATGTTAGGTGAAACACCTAAAAGTATTAAAGCTAAAATGTCAGAGATTGCTAAATTTAGCGAATTAGGAGACCATTTAAATGTTCCTGTTAAATACTATTCTTCTGGTATGTTTATGAGGCTTGCTTTTTCCATTTCTACTGCTATAGAGCCAGATATTCTTTTACTAGATGAAGTAGTAGGTGCAGGTGATGCAAGGTTTTTAGACAAAGCAAAACAAAGAATTAATAGTCTAATGGATAGGGTAAAAATTTTAGTATTTGTAACCCATAGTATGACTTCTTTGAAAGATTTTTGTAATAAATGTATATGGCTAGATGCTGGAAGCATTAAAATGAGCGGAACCCCTGAAGAGGTATCTAAATGTTATTTTGTTTATAAATAG